The region GACGAGGATGGCCACCTCCGAGGCGACGGTGATCAAGGTGGTGAAACCGCCCTGGAACAGGAGGTTCAGCTTGTACAGGGCAAAACCTTCTCGAAGGTAGGCGGAAAGCGCCCGGGAGAAGCGGCGCATCACCCCGCGGAGGCCGGCCTGCACGCGCACCGAGTACAGGGCCCCCAGGCCCTCCTCGGCCTCGGCGATGTACCGGGCCTCGGCCTCCTGCCTGCGGGTGGCGGCTACCGCGGCGCGTTTCCCGTACATGCGGAAGCCCACTGCGTAGACAGCTACGGACGCCACCGAGATCCCAGCCAGGAGCGGGGCCATCACGAACATGAGCGCCAGCGTGATCAGCACGAGCACGATGTGCCCAAGGAGCTCGGAGAAGCTCTTGATGATGAGCGGAGAGCAGCGCGGCACTTCGCTCGTGAGCCGCTGCAGTGCCTCCCCGGTCTTCGTCTTGAGCGCCTGCTCGTAGGGCACGGTATGGAATCGCCTGTACATGGCGACCTGAATGTCCTGTTCCACCTTGAGCTCCAGGCGGCGCATGGCGTAACCGCGACCGTAGAGCAGGAACACCTGCGTGATCTCCGTGCCGAGGAACACGACAATCCAGATGACGAAGAGCCTTGCATCGAGGGCGGTCAGGGCATCGATCACCCGCTTGAAGAAGAAGGGGAGGACCCCACTGATCGCGAAGAACGAAAGTTGCAAAGCAAGCGCAAGCCCCCAGAGCGCACGGTACCTGAACACATGCCCACGCCAGAAACGGACGACGCGGCTGTACCGCTCTCTCATCCCTCTGCTCTTCCTTCCGACCCCTTCCTTAGCAGTTTCTGTGACCTCTCGCGTTCAGCAAACCGTTGCAGTTTCTGAACGAGGGCGGCTTCCTCGCACTGATCCTCGTAGACGTAGCCTCTGCTCTTCAGCACCTCGGCTAATGCCGGCGAGCAGTTCCCTGCGGATTTCAGGAGTCTGCACTCTTCCTGCGTCACTTTATCCGTGAGTGTATGGGTAACCATGTCAGCCCTTCCCGACAGAGTCCAACGGTGTAGTTCTTCTACACTTCCCCCCAAATTCCTCGACGATCCAGCCTTCCCTGTTGCTGGGATAGGGTGAGCGATGGGCGCAGAGGAACGGCTGGCCCCGGAAGCCGGCCTCGAGCGCTGCCAGGACAGAGCGGCCCCGCTTGCGCACGGTCGAGATGTAGCCGCGGATGCGGCCGAAGGCCTGCGCACCGGCGGAGCTGCGGAAGGTGCCGGAGATCTTCTGCTGCACCTTGACCATGCGCAGGTCGCCCTCCACCAGGTTGTAGAAAGCGCCAGTCCCCCTGTCCTGGATCCACTGGTCAAGGCCCACACATTGGATGAGAACAGTGGCGCCGACATGAGAGCCCTCCTCAACGGCCTGGACCTGCTCAGCAGGGAGTTCGGGGTGAGTTGGCCCGTCGTGCACCACTACCACAAACCGTCCGCCTTGGCCGGCCACCGCACGGGCGGCCAGCAGCTGCGCGGCTCATCCGTCCTAGTGCGGTATACGGCGCCGCAGGGGGCGGGAAAGCTAGCCCAGAGGTGGTGAGACCTGATGAGAGGATGGCTTGGTTTTGTCATCCGGCTGGTGGTTTCGGCGGTAGTCCTTCTCCTCCTTGCCGCCATACTCCCTGGCTTCCGTGTCGCCGGGTTCTGGTTCGCCCTGCTGGCAGCGGTGGTAATCGCCGTGCTGGGGTGGGTGGTGGAGGCTGTGTTCGGGCGCCGGGTTTCTCCCCAGGGGCGAGGGGTGGTGGGGTTTCTGGTGGCGGCTGTGGTCATTTACCTCGCTCAGTTCCTCGTGCCAGGGATGCAGGTCAGCGTGTGGGGTGCCCTGCTGGCTTCCCTCATCATCGGTATAGTGGACGCCTTCGTGCCCACCGAGCTCAGGTAGGGGACGCAACTGGGGTGGCGAACCCCGACTGATCTGCCACACGGGTCGGGGGTCGCCTTTCTCGTGAGCACGGGCCCCTGGGCAGGCCGCTTGCGGCCTGCCTTCTGGCCAGGTGGGATTTTCCTTTTCGGGGGCGCATAGGGTTCGCCTGGAGGGGTGGCTCCTCTTGGCGGGCCATTTGTTTTGGTGGGGCACGGGCCCCTGGTGGATGAGGTGGTTGAGGAAGTGGCGATGGCTGGCTGCGGGGTACGTGGCCGTGGTGGGCATCCTGGCGACTCTGCTGGTATGGCCCACCCCGCCCCGCACGGTTCCGGCCCTGGCCTCGCCGTTGCCCGCTCCCCCCGAAGCTCCTCCCGGCCTGGGAACCATGCTCCTCACCGTGCTCTCGGGAGGCAGGGCCGGTTTGTTCTCGCTCTGGGAATCCCCGGACGCCCCCCTGTGGAAGTGGATAATCCGGCAGGTCTTTCCCGCGTTTCCGGGGGATAATATCCCCCACGACGAGCCGGGATGGGGCGAGGTCTTGCTCGAGGGGCTGGGGGTCCTGACCGGGCTGCGCTGGCACGATCCCCTGTCCTGGCTGGTGCTTCGCGGTCCAACTCCCGCCCGCGCTCAAGAAGCCCCCGTCCCTTATTTGGCCGGAAACCCGTCTCCCGGCGGTACACTGCCGGCCGTACCGGGCGGGACCCCGCAGCAGGATCTCTCCGGCGCTGTGCGAGGGCGGGTGCTGGTCGGGCTCTACTGCACCCATGCGCGGGAGTCATATCTTCCCGTGCTGGCGGGAGCCCGCCACGCCGAAGAAGCCCATACCCTGGATGCTTCCCGCAACATGCTGCGGGTGGCGGAAGAACTGGCCCGTGCCCTGAGCCAGGAGCACGGGATCGGGGTGGTCCTCTCGCGGCGGGTTCATGACCGCCAGGGCAAGCTGGGGGCGTACGTGCGGTCGCAGGAGACTGCGCAGGCCCTGCTCCGGGAGTACCCCGACGTTCGCTTCCTGTTCGACGTCCACCGGGATTCCCCGGGCCGGGACGTCACCGCCGCCACGGTGCAGGGGCGTCCTGCCGCCCGGATCATGATCGTGCTGGGTTCCCCTTACCAGGTGGGGCCGGCCTGGGCCCGAAACAAGGCCCTGGCCGACCGTGTCGCCCAGATCATGGAAGAACGATACCCGGGGCTCCTGCGCAAGGTGCTGGTCGCCGACGCCCGCTACAACCAGCATCTTTCACAGGGTGCCCTCCTTTTCGAAATCGGGGGAGTGGAAAACACCCTGGAAGAGGCCCTCTACTCTGCTCGCCTCCTGGCGGACGTGCTGGCCACGTTGATCGCGGAGCAGGTCACGCCTCTACCGACCAAGTAGGCCAATGCTGCCCCTGGAGGTGGCCAGGGGTGGTCAGGCCTCGCCGGTTGATGCCTGCGCTCCCAGCAGGTTGGCGCGTGCGTGCCCGATGTGTGTGGAGATGGCCCGGGCAGCCCACTCTCCGTCGCGGGCGGTCAGGGCCCTGTATATCTCGCGATGTTCTTCCAGAGCCCTCTGCAGGCGCCCGGGCACCCGCAGGGAGGCGGCCCGGGCCTGCTGCACGTAGTAAATGGCCCCTCCCAGGGCGTGTTTGAGAGGCCGGCTACGGGAACCGTTGATGATCAACTGGTGGAACCTGGTATCCAGTCGAGTGACCTGCTCCACGTCCTCCCGGGCCGTGTAGAACTCCATGAGGTCTACGATCTCGCCCAGCTCCGCCAGTTCTTGTTCGCTCATGTTCTGGGCCGCCCAGCGGGCGGCCAGGGCCTCCAGTGCCAACCTGATGGTGAAGATATCCTCGACTTCCGGCGGCGTGATGCCTTCTACCACTACGCCCCGGTTGGGGAAGGAGCGCACCAGCCCCTCGGCCTCGAGGGCTTGCAGGGCTTCCCTGACCGGGGTGCGGCTTACGCCCAGTTCCTCGGCCACCCGGGCCGCCACCAGCACTTCGCCGGGGCGGTACTTACCGGTGACGATGGCTTCTCGCAACCGGCTCAGCACGTGGCTTTTCAGGGAAGCAGGGGGGCTTTCCGAGGCGTCCAGCGACTCACCCACAGTTCAATCCTCCAGGGGCAGCGAGGCAAGAAAGTCCTGCACTATGAGGTCCCACATCATCAGGGCGTCTTCTCCCCCTGGTAGCTCCCGCTCCGGGACGACCAGGCGATGCGGGAACCATTCTTTGGCCCACAGATGTTGATTCTCGCTGTAACGCATTGTATCCTCCATGCCCTTGCCCCCCGTCACCAGCATGATTGTATCCACGTATGTAGTCATCCGTCAACCCCCTGCCTCACAGGCCCAGCGGTATTGCATATTTATGCGGACGGAAGTATAATCTGGGCTATGAGAAGGGGGGCCCGATTCGTTTTGGCTGCCGCTTCTGATATGCCTTCTCGCGTGAAGGTGGCGGTCCTGGGGGCAACCGGCTACACCGGGGTGGAACTGATGCGCATCTTGCTGGGACATCCCTGCGTTCAGGTGGTGGCTGCTACCTCGGACTCGTACGCGGGCAAGAAGCTTGACGAAGTCTTCCCTCATTTGCGCCCCTGCCCGGTTCTTCTGCTGCCCACCTCGGCACCCACGACAGAAGCCGCCGGGGAGGCTGAGGTGGTGTTCATTTGCTTACCACACGGGCTGGCCATGGAGAAGGTGCCCGATCTTGTGAGGGCAGGTAAGCGCGTAATCGACTTCGGGGCGGACTTCCGCCTGCGCGACGCCGCGGCTTACCAGCAATGGTACGGGCATGCCCACACCTGTCCCGAGCTTCTGGGCGAGGCAGTGTACGGGATACCGGAACTCCGCCGCGACGAGGTGGCCCGTGCCCGGCTGGTGGCTAACCCGGGCTGTTACCCCACCAGCGTCATCCTGGCCGTGGCACCCCTGGCTTCCTGGCCTGGGGTGGACTGGTCGGCTGTGGTGGCCGATTGCAAGTCGGGAGTCACGGGCGCGGGGAGGAGTCTTTCTCTCGGCACGCACTATCCCGAGGTCAACGATTCGCTGCGTCCGTACAACGTGGGCGGTGCCCACCGGCACGTCCCGGAGATCGAGCAGGAACTGGGCCGCCTGGCGGGGTGCCCGGTGTGGGTGGCGTTCACCCCCCACCTGGTGCCCATGTCCCGGGGGATGCTGTCCGTCGTGTACTTGCGCGTCAACCCGGTGCCTTCCGCAGATGACCTGTACCGGGCGTATCGGGAGCGTTACCGGGGGGAGCCCTTCGTGCAGGTGCTGCAGCCCGGGGAGCTGCCGGCGACTGCCCACGTGCGGGGGACCAACCGGTGCCAGATCGCCGTCACGGTGGACCGGCGCACGGGCACGGTGGTAATCTTCTCGGCCATCGACAACCTGGGCAAGGGCGCGGCCGGTCAGGCGGTGCAGAACCTGAACGTGATGATGGGATGGGCGGAAGAGACGGGCCTGGGGGCCCCCGCCCTGTTCCCGTGAGAGCAGGAGGGCGGGCATGGATCGGCAAGTGGCGTCGTTCGCGAGCACGGGCACGGACCGGGATTCTTCCACCGTGTCAGCAGGGAGCACGGAAGTCAGGTGGCCACCCGGTTTCCTGGCTGCCGGCGTGAACGCGGGCATCAAGAAGAACGGCAAGCTCGACCTGGCCCTGGTGGCCAGTCTGTACCCCGCACAGGCGGCCGGGGTGTTCACCCGCAACCGGGTGCAGGCAGCCCCCGTGGTGGTGACCCGGGAGCACCTGCGGGGTGGGTTGTTGCGGGGGCTGGTGTGTAACAGCGGGCGGGCCAACGCCTGCGTGGGAGAGCGGGGCCTGGCGGACGCGCGGGCCATGGCACACGAAGCGGCGATGGTCCTTTCAGATGCTCTGGGCGAGGAAGTAATGCCCCAACAGGTGGCGGTGGCCTCCACGGGGGTGATCGGGGTTCCTCTGAACGTGGAGGCGGTGAGGGAGGGTATCCGCCGGGCAGGGAAAGTGCTTTCCCCCGGGGGATTTGAGGCGGCTGCGCGCGCCATCATGACCACGGATACCCGGCCCAAGGTCGCGGGCGTGACCGTAACCGTTCCCCGGGGAGAGGTCACGGTCGCGGGGATGGCCAAGGGGTCAGGTATGATCCACCCGGACATGGCCACGATGCTGGCCTTCATTTTTACCGATGCTCGCGCCAGTGCTTCCGACCTGCATGCCGTGCTCCGGCAGGCGGTAGACGACACCTTCAACATGCTCACCGTAGACGGGGACACCTCCACCAACGACATGGTGGTGCTTATGGCCAACGGGGCAAGCGGGATAAACCCCGGGGTGGTCGCCCTGCAGGACGCGGTTACCGCTGTATGCCTGGACCTGGCGCGGGAGATCGCCCGGGACGGCGAGGGAGCTTCCCGCTACCTGGAAGTGGAGGTGCGGGGGGCGGCCACCATGGCAGATGCCCGCCGGGCGGCGCGGGCGGTGGCCTCCTCTTCCCTGGTGAAGACGGCGGTGGCGGGGGCCGACCCTAACTGGGGACGCATTCTGGCCGCCCTGGGGTATTCGGGAGCCTTCTTCGACCCGGACCGGGTGTCGGTGCACCTGGGCCCGGTCGAAGTAGCCCGTGGCGGGGTGGAAGTGCCGTTCGATGAGGGGGAAGCCCGTCGTGCCCTGAGCGCATCGGAGGTGCACATCTTCGTGGACCTGGGGGCCGGCCCTCACCGGGCGCGGGCATTCGGTTGTGACCTAACGGAACAGTATGTGCGTATCAATGCCAGCTACCGGAGTTAGGGGCATCGCTAGCTGGCCGAGTTAGGGGGAATCCCATGAGGGCGGAAGAAAAGGCGGCGGTACTCCTGGAAGCCATGCCCTACGTGCAGGCGTTCCAGGGGAAGACGGTGGTCATCAAGTACGGAGGACACCTCGAGCAGGACCTGGGGCCATTTGCCGAGGACGTGGTTTTCCTGCACCTCGTGGGGATCCGGCCCGTGGTGGTGCACGGAGGCGGACGGGAGATCTCCGCCCTGATGGAGCGGCTGGGGAAGAAGCCCGTGTTCGTGGAGGGACTGCGGGTGACGGACCGGGAGACGGCGGAGATAGCGGAGATGGTCCTGTCCGGTAAGGTCAATCAGGAGATCGTGGCCGCCATCGCTGCCCGCGGCGGGCGAGCGGTAGGGTTGAGCGGCAAAGACGGTGCCCTGATCAGGGCCCGCAAGAAAGAGGGCCCCGTTGACCTGGGATTCGTGGGGGAGGTGGAGGAGGTGGATCCGCGCCTGGTGGCCACCCTCCTGGACAGCGGGTACATCCCCGTCTGTGCCCCCATCGCCCTGGGACCGAACGGAGAGGCGTACAATCTCAACGCCGATACGGCGGCAGCGGAACTGGCGGTGGCCCTGCGGGCCGAAAAGCTGGCCCTCCTCACCGACGTGCCCGGTGTGCTCCGGAGCCGTGACAACCCGGCCTCGCTGGTCTCCACCCTGGGGGTAGAGGAAGCCGAAGCCATGCTCGCCCTCGGGCAGGTGGAGGGGGGCATGATCCCCAAGCTGAAGGCCTGCCTGAGAGCCGTGCGCGGGGGGGTGAAGTCGGCCCACATCGTGGACGGGCGGCGCCCCCACTTCCTCCTGGTGGAGATCTTCACCCGCGAAGGGGCCGGGACCATGGTGGTGCCTGCCGCCGCGGGTGAGCAAGGGGAGGAGGCTGGCGCTGGGGAGCGTGACGCTGCACGGGCGGAGGCCAGCGGGGATGGGGCCGGGCAGGAAGAGGCAGAGGTGGTTGACCAGGAGCGGCGTCACTACTGGCCGATTTTCCGCCGCCAGCCCCTGGTGCTGGTGCGGGGGGAAGGCTCCTGGGTCTGGGACATCCGGGGCCGCCGCTACCTGGATTTCGTCACCGGCCTGGCCGTGTGCGGCCTGGGGCACTGTCACCCCCGGGTGACACGGGCCATCTGCGAGCAGGCGAGGGAGCTGGTCCACACGTCATGCCTGTATTACACCGTACCCCAGGTTCGGCTGGCGCGGGAACTGGCCCGGTTGAGCGGCCTGGACCGCGTGTTCTTCGCCAATTCGGGAGCCGAGGCTAACGAAGGGGCAATCAAGCTGGCCCGCAAGTTCGGGGCGCGGGACGGGCGCTTTCACATCGTCACCGCCCGCCGGTCCTTCCACGGGCGCACTCTGGCCACCCTGGCCGCCACCGGACAGGAGAAGTATCACCGGGGCTTCGCGCCCCTACCTCCGGGTTTCAGTTACATCCCCTTTGGCGACGTGGCCGCCCTGGAGCAGGCCGTTACCCCCGAGACTGTGGCAGTGATGGTGGAACCGGTACAGGGGGAAGGGGGCATCTACCCTGCCTCGCAGGAATTCATGGATGCTTTGGCCAGGTGGCAGCAGGCGGGCGTACTCCTCATCTGTGACGAGATCCAGTGCGGCCTCGGTCGCACGGGAAAGTGGTTTGCCTTCCAGCACTACGGCGTCAAGCCGGACATCGTCACCCTAGCCAAGTCCCTGGGGGGAGGCGTGCCCATCGGGGCAGTGCTGGCCCGCGAAGAGGTGGCAGTGTGCCTGGCTCCCGGCGATCACGGCTCCACCTTCGGTGGTAATCCCCTGGCCTGTCGGGCGGCCCTGGCTTATCTGGAAGCATTGCAGGACGAGAGGGTGGTGGAAAACGCCGCCGCCATGGGTGAGTACCTGGCGAGGGGGCTCCGGGATCTGGCCGCGCGCCACCCGGCGGTGGCCGAGGTACGGGCACTGGGCCTGATGGCGGGGCTCGAGTTGCGCGTACCAGGTGCGCAGGTGGTGGCGGTTTGCCGCGAACTGGGGCTGCTGGTCAACTGCACGGAAGAGGTGGTGATCCGCCTGCTGCCGGCCCTCAACGTGACCAGGGCCGAGGTGGATCGGGCGGTGGAGATCCTGGATCAGGCCCTGGCGGTGGCCGATGCCGCGCTCGCAGGGGCGCGGGCGGGAGCCGACGCCGCCGGCAACTGACCGGGCGGGAGCAGGTGCTGCCCGGAAGGAAGCCGGGGCGGCGCAATGAGGAAGGAGGGGTATCATGGATAAGGTGGTGCTGGCGTATTCGGGTGGCCTGGATACCTCGGTGGCCATCCACTGGTTGAAGGAAAAGTACGGCATGGAAGTGGTGGCGCTCATCGCCGACCTGGGCGAAGGGCGAGATCTGGAGGCTCTGGTCCGTAAGGCGCTCCAGGTGGGGGCGGTGTCCTGCCGGGCCGTGGATGCCCGTGAACAGTTCGTGCGCGAATTTGTGTTCCCCGCCCTGCGGGCCCACGCCGTCTACGAGGGCGTGTACCCCCTCTCGGCGGGGTTGTCCCGGCCTCTCATCGCCCGGCTGTTGGTGGAGACCGCTCACGCCGAGGGGGCCAAGGCGGTGGCCCACGGCTGCACGGGTAAGGGGAATGATCAGGTCAGGTTCGACGTGTCCATAGCGGCGCTGGATCCCACCTTGAAGGTGATCGCTCCCGTGCGGGAGTGGAGCTGGTCCCGGGAAGAAGAGATCGACTACGCCCGTGCTCACGGCATTCCCGTGCCCGTGGAGAAGCGCAACCCGTTCTCCATCGACCAGAACCTGTGGGGGCGCAGCATCGAGTGCGGGGTGCTGGAGGATCCCTGGGTGGAGCCTCCCCCCGAGGCATTTGCCTGGACGCGGGATGTGGCCGACACCCCTTCTGCGCCCTGCTACCTGCAGATCGAGTTCGTCGAGGGGGTGCCGGTGGCCCTGGACGGGGAACCCCTGGATCCCGTCGACCTGCTCGTGCGTCTGAACCGCCTGGCGGGCGAGCACGGGGTGGGGCGGATCGACCACGTGGAGAACCGGCTGGTGGGTATCAAGTCCCGCGAGGTGTACGAAGCCCCCGCGGCCACGGTGCTGCTGGCGGCGCACCGCGCCCTGGAGGCCCTGTGCCTTCCCCGCGAGACCGCCCATTTCAAGGTGCTGGTGGAACAAAAGTACTCGGAGCTTGTGTACTACGGGCTCTGGTACTCGCCCTTGCGTGCGGCCCTGGACGCCTTCGTGGCCTCCACCCAGCAGTACGTGACCGGTACGGTGCGGGTGAAGCTGCACCGTGGCACCTGCCAGGTGGTGGGGCGGCGGTCTCCGTATTCCCTGTACGACTACGGCCTGGCAACTTACGATGCGGCCGACACCTTCCGGCACGACTCGGCGGTGGGATTCATCGACATCTGGGGCTTGCCCACCCGGGTGTCCGCCCGTGTGCAGGGAGTTCCCGGAATGCGCTATGCCCGGTCGGCCGCCGGGGAGCCCGCCGCGGCGGCGTCGGGAGGCTGCGAGGAGTCACTGGCCTCCCTGTCCACGGGAGTTTCGGCAGCGGTGGGCGGAGGGTGTCAAGCGTGAGGCTGTGGGGGGGCCGTTTCCAGCGGGACCCGCGGCAGGAGGTGCTGGCCTACACCTCGTCCCTGCCTTACGACCGGCGTCTGGCCCGCCAGGACGTGGAGGGCAGCCGGGCCCATGTGCGCATGCTGGGAGCTCGCGGTATCCTGAGCCCCCAGGAAGTCGAGCGGCTGCTGAGCGGTCTGGATATGGTGGCAAGGGAACTGGAAGAAGGCACCTTCCCCTTCCGGCCCGAACTGGAAGACATCCATACCTGCGTGGAAGCGCGCCTGGGGGAACTGGTGGGGGAGGTGGCGGGGAAGCTGCATACAGCCCGCAGCCGCAACGACCAGGTGGCCCTGGACATGCACATGTATCTGCGGGAACAGGTGGCTGAACTGGACCGGGCAGTAGGCCGGCTGCAGGAGAATATCCTGGATCTGGCGGAGAAGCATCAGGACCTGATCATGCCCGGGTATACCCACCTGCAGCGCGCCCAGCCGGTGCTTTTCGCTCATCACCTGCTGGCCTACTTCTTTATGCTGCAGCGAGACCGGGAGCGCCTGGCATTTTGCTCCCGCCAGCTTGACCGCATGCCCCTGGGGGCCGCGGCCCTGGCGGGTACCGGTTTCCCCATCGACCCCGAACAGGTGGCCAGAGAACTGGGATTCTCCCGGCTCTATGACAATTCTATGGACGCCGTGTCCGACCGCGACCACGTGGTGGAAGTGCTCTCGGCCTGTGCCCTCATCATGGTGCACCTGGGGCGCCTGGCCGAAGAACTGGTGCTGTGGAGCAGCCGGGAGTTCGGCTTCCTGGAACTGGACGACAGCTATGCCACCGGTTCCAGCATCATGCCTCAGAAGAAGAATCCCGACGTGGCCGAGCTCGTGAGGGGCCGGGTGGGGCGGGTGGTGGGTCACCTGGTGGGGTTCCTGATGGTGCTGAAGGGCCTTCCCCTGGCCTATTGCCGGGACCTGCAGGAGGACAAGGAGGCCCTTTTCGGGGCCCTGGACACCACCATCTCGTCCCTGCAGGTGATGGCCGGTATGATCGCCACCGCCCGTCCCCAACCGGAGGCCATGGCGCGCGCCTGCCGGGGCGGGCTCCTCACCGCTACCGACCTGGCCGACTACCTGGTGCAAAAGGGGATGCCATTCCGCCAGGCCCACCGGCTGGTAGGTCAGATAGTTCTCCGCTGCCTCGAGCAGGGCAAGGAGTTGTGGGAACTGAGCCCCGAAGAGTACCGGAGTTTCTCTCCCCTTTTTGGCGACGACGTGCGGGAGGTGGTGACGCCCGAAGCCAGCGTACGTGCCAGGCGTTCCCCCGGGGGAACTGCTCCCGAGAGTGTGAAGGCCCAGTTGAAAAAAGCGCGGGCGTTGGCAGGAAGTTCCCATTCCGGGGTGGTATAATGGCACCGTGGTGATGCAAGAGTGACATCAGTCCCCCGCGAACCCGGCAGCGGGCCCGACCCCGCCTCCCGGCAGGCCCTGGAGCAAATCGTGCAGCGGAGCCGGGAGGCCCTGGCCCGCGATCCCCGCGACCTGGCGGCCCGGCGGGACCTGGGCTCGGCCCTGTATCAACTGGGACAGGTGGAAATGGCGACCGCCGAGCTCCAGCAGGTGCTGGCGCGGGACCCGCGGGACGCGGGGGCCCGTTACCTGCTTGCGCTCTGTCTGGCGGAACAGGGGAAGCTGGACGAGGCTGCCTCCCACCTGCGTCAGGTGGTGAAGTCCCGGCCCCGGCACGCACTGGCCCATTATTTCCTGGGGCGCATCCTGGGGTTGCAGGGGAAACTGCCCGAAGCCGAGGCTGAGGTTCGCCTGGCGGTAGACGTCGAACCCCACCCGCGCATGATCTCGTACCTGGCGGAACTGTACCTGGCCCTGGGCGATTTGGGCCGGGCCAGCGCCTGCTGGCGCAAGGTGGTGGAGATGGACCCCGAAGACCAGCATGCCAGGCGCAACCTGGTGGCGACATATCTGGACCGGGGCATGTACGACCGGGCCATCGAGGAAGGGAACCGGGCGCTGGTGGCGGGGGCTTCCCATCCCACCCTTTTCTATAACCTGGGGCTGGCCTACCTGCGCCGGGGGGATGTGGAGCAGAGCATCGACCACCTGGAAAAAGCCCACTCCCTGGACCCCGCTCACGTGCCCACGTTGATCGGGCTGGGGGAGGCATATGCCGCCGCCGGCCGGCTGCCCGAGGCGGGGCAGGCGTGGCAAAAGGCACTGGACCGGGATCCCGGCAACCCCCTGGCCCTGTACGACCTGGGGGTGGCGGCCCTGCACGGCGGCCAGCCCGAAGAGGCCGTTTCTTACTGGCGGCAGGCTCTTAGCAGCCAGGAGCGCTTTGTGCCCGCCCGGAGGGCGCTGGCCAATTTCCTGGTCCACCAGGGACGTGCCGGGGAAGGCATCGCCCTGTGGGAAGAAGCGGTTCGGGCAGAGCCCCGCAATGTGGAAGCCCGGGCCTACCTGGCCCAGGTGCTGCTGCTGGCGGGGGACTACCCCCGTGCTCGCCAGGTGGCCCGGGAGGCGGCGGATCTTGACCCCGGAGACGTGCGGGCTGCCGTGATCGAGTTCCTGGCCTCTTTCCGCCAGGGGGATGAACTGGGGATGGTGCGTGCCCTGCGCCGGGCTGCCCGCATCCGCGGTTTTGTCCCCCGAGCGGTGGCCGCTTGCCGGGATCTCCTCGACAGAGAAGAGTTGCAGGGTTTAGCCGAGCGCTTGCGCGACAGTACCGCCGCTCGCGTGCTGTCCCTGCTCCTTGACGAACTGACCCAGGCCTCGTAACCGGGCGAGGTCTTCGGGGCTGTTGACGTTGAAGAAAGCCAGCTGGGGCGGGGCATAGAGGCGGATTTCCCGTTCTTCCACGGGACGCACCCGCACCCGGGGGTAAAAAGAAGCCAGGCGCCTTTCCCCCCGCGCCAGTGCCTCCTCTATGGCAGCCAGGCAGGAGGGGGCGTATAGGGCGGCCAGAGGTTCCCAGAAACCGTTCCAGCGCGGCACCACTGCCTGCCATCCGTCTTCGCTGCTGGCCACTTCCAGC is a window of Bacillota bacterium DNA encoding:
- a CDS encoding ABC transporter ATP-binding protein, with translation MRERYSRVVRFWRGHVFRYRALWGLALALQLSFFAISGVLPFFFKRVIDALTALDARLFVIWIVVFLGTEITQVFLLYGRGYAMRRLELKVEQDIQVAMYRRFHTVPYEQALKTKTGEALQRLTSEVPRCSPLIIKSFSELLGHIVLVLITLALMFVMAPLLAGISVASVAVYAVGFRMYGKRAAVAATRRQEAEARYIAEAEEGLGALYSVRVQAGLRGVMRRFSRALSAYLREGFALYKLNLLFQGGFTTLITVASEVAILVTGAWLIFRGENTVGTLVAFSQYINWLYVFVNFMSGFAAEIEPAL
- a CDS encoding phage holin family protein, encoding MRGWLGFVIRLVVSAVVLLLLAAILPGFRVAGFWFALLAAVVIAVLGWVVEAVFGRRVSPQGRGVVGFLVAAVVIYLAQFLVPGMQVSVWGALLASLIIGIVDAFVPTELR
- a CDS encoding stage II sporulation protein P — protein: MRKWRWLAAGYVAVVGILATLLVWPTPPRTVPALASPLPAPPEAPPGLGTMLLTVLSGGRAGLFSLWESPDAPLWKWIIRQVFPAFPGDNIPHDEPGWGEVLLEGLGVLTGLRWHDPLSWLVLRGPTPARAQEAPVPYLAGNPSPGGTLPAVPGGTPQQDLSGAVRGRVLVGLYCTHARESYLPVLAGARHAEEAHTLDASRNMLRVAEELARALSQEHGIGVVLSRRVHDRQGKLGAYVRSQETAQALLREYPDVRFLFDVHRDSPGRDVTAATVQGRPAARIMIVLGSPYQVGPAWARNKALADRVAQIMEERYPGLLRKVLVADARYNQHLSQGALLFEIGGVENTLEEALYSARLLADVLATLIAEQVTPLPTK
- a CDS encoding GntR family transcriptional regulator, whose protein sequence is MGESLDASESPPASLKSHVLSRLREAIVTGKYRPGEVLVAARVAEELGVSRTPVREALQALEAEGLVRSFPNRGVVVEGITPPEVEDIFTIRLALEALAARWAAQNMSEQELAELGEIVDLMEFYTAREDVEQVTRLDTRFHQLIINGSRSRPLKHALGGAIYYVQQARAASLRVPGRLQRALEEHREIYRALTARDGEWAARAISTHIGHARANLLGAQASTGEA
- the argC gene encoding N-acetyl-gamma-glutamyl-phosphate reductase, encoding MPSRVKVAVLGATGYTGVELMRILLGHPCVQVVAATSDSYAGKKLDEVFPHLRPCPVLLLPTSAPTTEAAGEAEVVFICLPHGLAMEKVPDLVRAGKRVIDFGADFRLRDAAAYQQWYGHAHTCPELLGEAVYGIPELRRDEVARARLVANPGCYPTSVILAVAPLASWPGVDWSAVVADCKSGVTGAGRSLSLGTHYPEVNDSLRPYNVGGAHRHVPEIEQELGRLAGCPVWVAFTPHLVPMSRGMLSVVYLRVNPVPSADDLYRAYRERYRGEPFVQVLQPGELPATAHVRGTNRCQIAVTVDRRTGTVVIFSAIDNLGKGAAGQAVQNLNVMMGWAEETGLGAPALFP
- the argJ gene encoding bifunctional glutamate N-acetyltransferase/amino-acid acetyltransferase ArgJ is translated as MDRQVASFASTGTDRDSSTVSAGSTEVRWPPGFLAAGVNAGIKKNGKLDLALVASLYPAQAAGVFTRNRVQAAPVVVTREHLRGGLLRGLVCNSGRANACVGERGLADARAMAHEAAMVLSDALGEEVMPQQVAVASTGVIGVPLNVEAVREGIRRAGKVLSPGGFEAAARAIMTTDTRPKVAGVTVTVPRGEVTVAGMAKGSGMIHPDMATMLAFIFTDARASASDLHAVLRQAVDDTFNMLTVDGDTSTNDMVVLMANGASGINPGVVALQDAVTAVCLDLAREIARDGEGASRYLEVEVRGAATMADARRAARAVASSSLVKTAVAGADPNWGRILAALGYSGAFFDPDRVSVHLGPVEVARGGVEVPFDEGEARRALSASEVHIFVDLGAGPHRARAFGCDLTEQYVRINASYRS